In Ananas comosus cultivar F153 linkage group 10, ASM154086v1, whole genome shotgun sequence, the following proteins share a genomic window:
- the LOC109716818 gene encoding uncharacterized protein LOC109716818 isoform X3: MASSCSSSTPCPLAPQKLPLALSLFLLLLLLLLLLVPPSTTEAKNNNSSSSSSSSSTLHPNEELLNYNYRRARAHLRRLSKPSVKTIKSPDGDVIDCVPSHLQPAFDHPMLKGQKPLDPPERPKGHNYNYSSMITEEEEEEELLLLQTWRTSGESCPQGTVPVRRIKEEDILRANSIARFGRKPVAAARRVRRDSTSGGHEHAVGYVMGEQYYGAKASLNVWSPRVATESEFSLSQIWVISGSFGNDLNTIEAGWQVSPQLYGDDCPRFFTYWTTDAYQETGCYNLFCAGFVQTNNKIAIGAAISPTSIYNGRQFDISLLVWKDPKHGHWWLEFGSGLLVGYWPSFLFSHLAQHANMVQFGGEIVNSGTAGSHTSTEMGSGHFAHDGFNRAAYFRNLQIVDWDNSLIPISNLRLLADHPNCYDIQGGSNGAWGNYFYYGGPGRNVRCP, from the exons ATGGCTTctagctgcagcagcagcactcCTTGTCCATTAGCACCACAAAAACtccctcttgctctctctctattcCTCCTACTCCTCCTCCTACTGCTACTACTTGTTCCTCCTTCCACAACAGAAGccaaaaacaacaacagcagcagcagcagcagcagcagcagcactcTCCACCCAAATGAAGAGCTCCTCAATTACAATTACAGGAGGGCAAGGGCTCATCTGAGGAGGCTCAGCAAGCCCTCTGTGAAGACAATTAAG AGCCCTGATGGTGATGTTATAGATTGCGTTCCCTCCCATCTCCAGCCTGCGTTTGATCATCCCATGCTAAAAGGCCAAAAGCCATTG GATCCACCTGAGAGGCCAAAGGGGCATAACTATAACTATAGCAGTATGATaacagaggaggaggaggaggaggagttgcTGCTGCTTCAGACATGGAGAACATCTGGTGAATCATGCCCACAGGGAACTGTTCCTGTGAGGAGGATTAAAGAAGAGGACATTCTGAGAGCAAATTCCATTGCAAGGTTTGGTAGGAAACCAGTTGCAGCTGCACGAAGAGTCCGGCGAGACTCGACCAGCGGCGGCCATGAG CATGCAGTGGGGTATGTAATGGGAGAGCAATACTATGGTGCAAAGGCAAGCTTAAATGTGTGGTCACCAAGAGTGGCCACTGAGTCAGAGTTCAGCTTGTCTCAGATATGGGTCATCTCAGGCTCATTTGGGAATGATCTCAACACCATTGAAGCTGGATGGCAG GTGAGCCCACAGCTATACGGAGATGATTGCCCTAGGTTCTTCACATATTGGACA ACTGATGCATACCAAGAGACAGGGTGCTACAACCTCTTTTGCGCCGGCTTTGTTCAAACAAACAACAAGATTGCCATTGGAGCAGCTATATCACCAACTTCCATTTACAATGGAAGGCAATTCGACATTAGTTTGCTCGTATGGAAG GACCCAAAGCATGGGCATTGGTGGCTCGAGTTCGGTTCGGGCCTACTGGTCGGGTACTGGCCCTCATTTTTGTTCAGCCACCTAGCGCAGCACGCGAACATGGTCCAATTCGGGGGCGAGATCGTCAATTCGGGCACCGCGGGATCCCACACGTCGACCGAGATGGGCAGTGGCCATTTTGCGCACGACGGATTCAACCGAGCCGCGTACTTCCGAAACCTGCAGATAGTCGACTGGGACAATAGCCTGATCCCGATATCGAACCTCAGACTTTTGGCGGACCACCCGAATTGCTATGATATACAAGGTGGTTCAAATGGGGCTTGGGGGAATTATTTTTACTATGGAGGACCAGGAAGGAATGTGAGATGCCCTTAG
- the LOC109716063 gene encoding pentatricopeptide repeat-containing protein At2g45350, chloroplastic-like: MESIQREDRAKEANPQGTRIGSFLTLLAKCGTLRELERVLAPMIVIGLLKDRPAIRKVVKFCASRYIENSQYASSLLRYLNDPHPFLWNTLIRSFEQTHKPRDAIKLYKEMLCSCVCPDKFTFPFVLKACASDWALKEGEQIHCRVAKSPLSMDLFVQGSSIFMYASCGRMGSAKAVFDAMLYRNLISWNMMIDGYVKNGNIGAALKVFDTMPKRDLFSWNLMIDGLSKDHQIEFARQLFDKMPERDVIAWNSMIDGYAKCGNMKVAKELFDQVPFKDEVTWGIMINGYANSNQIGLAHCWFEKMPNKNLITWNCLLGGYAKCGDVRAAHQLFNSMPFRNLTSWNTMLDAYAKHGKMELAFQLFNLMPLKDVVSWNILIDGHNKIGNVQLAQELFDIMPYRDVVSWNLMLSGYKENGLLKKAVDLFFHMHLLGEKPDCFTLAIVLSAIADLGLIVQGRWVHAYAERSKFSLDGNIGVSLIDMYSKCGYVDLALNIFDNIQLRNIDHWNAMISGLAIHGYGHNAVSLFEGMKKSTVKPDDITFIGVLSACSHAGLVYEGYQYFKLMSMKYGIIPKIQHYGCMVDLLGRAGFLEAAVAIVNSMPMAPNDVVWRALLGASRSHGNLEIAEQAARRLINMVPHDSSSFVLLSNIYVYKGQFKSARDVWKIMKENGVLKNPGLSYIELNGFLHEFSAGDTSHPQTMEIYLILKCMIPALMLAGHVPGVKQTLFDAAE, encoded by the coding sequence ATGGAATCGATCCAGAGAGAAGATCGAGCAAAGGAAGCAAACCCTCAAGGTACGAGAATTGGATCCTTCCTCACTTTACTAGCGAAATGCGGGACGTTGAGAGAATTGGAGCGCGTACTCGCGCCGATGATCGTTATCGGGCTTTTAAAGGATCGGCCGGCGATTCGCAAGGTGGTGAAATTTTGTGCAAGTAGATATATTGAGAATTCGCAGTATGCATCTTCATTGTTGAGGTATCTTAATGATCCCCATCCTTTTCTCTGGAACACTTTGATCAGAAGTTTTGAGCAAACCCACAAGCCACGGGATGCAATTAAATTGTATAAAGAGATGTTGTGTAGTTGTGTATGCCCTGATAAGTTCACCTTTCCTTTCGTGCTCAAAGCATGTGCTAGTGATTGGGCTCTTAAGGAAGGGGAACAGATTCATTGCCGAGTTGCAAAGAGCCCGTTGAGCATGGATTTGTTTGTCCAGGGTTCTTCAATCTTTATGTATGCCAGTTGTGGGAGGATGGGATCGGCAAAAGCTGTGTTTGATGCAATGCTGTATAGGAATTTGATCAGTTGGAATATGATGATCGATGGGTATGTTAAGAATGGTAACATTGGTGCTGCATTGAAAGTGTTTGATACAATGCCTAAACGTGATTTGTTCTCCTGGAATTTGATGATTGATGGGCTTTCGAAAGATCACCAGATTGAATTTGCTAGGCAGTTGTTTGATAAAATGCCTGAGAGGGACGTTATTGCATGGAACTCGATGATTGATGGCTATGCAAAATGTGGGAATATGAAAGTTGCAAAGGAGTTGTTTGATCAGGTTCCATTTAAAGATGAAGTCACTTGGGGCATCATGATTAATGGGTATGCTAACTCTAATCAGATAGGACTTGCTCACTGTTGGTTTGAGAAAATGCCGAATAAGAATTTAATAACTTGGAATTGCTTGCTTGGTGGGTATGCTAAATGTGGTGATGTTAGGGCAGCACACCAGTTATTTAATTCAATGCCTTTTAGAAATTTGACTTCTTGGAATACCATGCTTGACGCCTATGCAAAGCATGGAAAGATGGAACTTGCGTTCCAATTGTTCAATCTAATGCCACTTAAGGATGTTGTTTCTTGGAATATTTTAATTGACGGACATAATAAAATAGGAAATGTGCAATTAGCACAGGAGCTTTTTGACATCATGCCATATAGGGATGTGGTCTCTTGGAATCTAATGCTTTCGGGCTACAAAGAAAATGGACTGTTAAAAAAGGCAGTTGATTTGTTTTTCCACATGCACTTGCTAGGAGAAAAACCTGATTGCTTTACTTTAGCTATTGTTCTTTCTGCTATAGCCGATTTAGGCCTTATCGTTCAAGGTAGATGGGTTCATGCTTATGCTGAGAGGAGCAAGTTTTCATTGGATGGTAATATCGGTGTTTCTCTCATAGACATGTACTCCAAGTGTGGGTATGTTGACCTTGCATTGAATATCTTTGACAATATTCAACTCCGAAATATAGATCATTGGAATGCAATGATATCGGGGCTTGCAATACATGGATATGGGCATAATGCTGTCTCTTTGTTTGAAGGTATGAAGAAATCAACGGTAAAACCAGATGATATAACATTTATTGGGGTTTTGAGTGCTTGCAGTCATGCAGGCTTAGTATACGAGGGCTATCAATATTTTAAGCTTATGAGCATGAAATATGGTATAATTCCAAAGATCCAACACTATGGTTGTATGGTGGACCTTCTGGGCCGCGCAGGGTTTCTAGAAGCTGCAGTTGCAATAGTGAACTCTATGCCGATGGCACCTAATGATGTTGTGTGGAGAGCGCTTCTTGGTGCTTCTAGAAGCCATGGGAACCTCGAAATTGCTGAGCAGGCAGCGAGGCGACTTATCAACATGGTACCACATGACAGCAGTTCTTTCGTACTACTCTctaatatatatgtgtataaagGTCAGTTCAAAAGTGCTAGGGATGTGTGGAAGATTATGAAGGAGAATGGGGTGTTGAAGAACCCTGGTTTGAGTTATATTGAGTTAAATGGTTTCCTCCATGAGTTTTCTGCTGGAGACACTTCACATCCTCAGACAATGGAGATATATCTTATCCTGAAATGCATGATACCAGCATTGATGTTAGCAGGTCATGTACCGGGTGTAAAGCAAACACTTTTTGATGCTGCggaatag
- the LOC109716818 gene encoding uncharacterized protein LOC109716818 isoform X1 — translation MASSCSSSTPCPLAPQKLPLALSLFLLLLLLLLLLVPPSTTEAKNNNSSSSSSSSSTLHPNEELLNYNYRRARAHLRRLSKPSVKTIKSPDGDVIDCVPSHLQPAFDHPMLKGQKPLDPPERPKGHNYNYSSMITEEEEEEELLLLQTWRTSGESCPQGTVPVRRIKEEDILRANSIARFGRKPVAAARRVRRDSTSGGHEHAVGYVMGEQYYGAKASLNVWSPRVATESEFSLSQIWVISGSFGNDLNTIEAGWQVSPQLYGDDCPRFFTYWTTDAYQETGCYNLFCAGFVQTNNKIAIGAAISPTSIYNGRQFDISLLVWKDPKHGHWWLEFGSGLLVGYWPSFLFSHLAQHANMVQFGGEIVNSGTAGSHTSTEMGSGHFAHDGFNRAAYFRNLQIVDWDNSLIPISNLRLLADHPNCYDIQGGSNGAWGNYFYYGGPGRNVRCP, via the exons ATGGCTTctagctgcagcagcagcactcCTTGTCCATTAGCACCACAAAAACtccctcttgctctctctctattcCTCCTACTCCTCCTCCTACTGCTACTACTTGTTCCTCCTTCCACAACAGAAGccaaaaacaacaacagcagcagcagcagcagcagcagcagcactcTCCACCCAAATGAAGAGCTCCTCAATTACAATTACAGGAGGGCAAGGGCTCATCTGAGGAGGCTCAGCAAGCCCTCTGTGAAGACAATTAAG AGCCCTGATGGTGATGTTATAGATTGCGTTCCCTCCCATCTCCAGCCTGCGTTTGATCATCCCATGCTAAAAGGCCAAAAGCCATTG GATCCACCTGAGAGGCCAAAGGGGCATAACTATAACTATAGCAGTATGATaacagaggaggaggaggaggaggagttgcTGCTGCTTCAGACATGGAGAACATCTGGTGAATCATGCCCACAGGGAACTGTTCCTGTGAGGAGGATTAAAGAAGAGGACATTCTGAGAGCAAATTCCATTGCAAGGTTTGGTAGGAAACCAGTTGCAGCTGCACGAAGAGTCCGGCGAGACTCGACCAGCGGCGGCCATGAG CATGCAGTGGGGTATGTAATGGGAGAGCAATACTATGGTGCAAAGGCAAGCTTAAATGTGTGGTCACCAAGAGTGGCCACTGAGTCAGAGTTCAGCTTGTCTCAGATATGGGTCATCTCAGGCTCATTTGGGAATGATCTCAACACCATTGAAGCTGGATGGCAG GTGAGCCCACAACTATACGGAGATGATTGCCCTAGGTTCTTCACATATTGGACA ACTGATGCATACCAAGAGACAGGGTGCTACAACCTCTTTTGCGCCGGCTTTGTTCAAACAAACAACAAGATTGCCATTGGAGCAGCTATATCACCAACTTCCATTTACAATGGAAGGCAATTCGACATTAGTTTGCTCGTATGGAAG GACCCAAAGCATGGGCATTGGTGGCTCGAGTTCGGTTCGGGCCTACTGGTCGGGTACTGGCCCTCATTTTTGTTCAGCCACCTAGCGCAGCACGCGAACATGGTCCAATTCGGGGGCGAGATCGTCAATTCGGGCACCGCGGGATCCCACACGTCGACCGAGATGGGCAGTGGCCATTTTGCGCACGACGGATTCAACCGAGCCGCGTACTTCCGAAACCTGCAGATAGTCGACTGGGACAATAGCCTGATCCCGATATCGAACCTCAGACTTTTGGCGGACCACCCGAATTGCTATGATATACAAGGTGGTTCAAATGGGGCTTGGGGGAATTATTTTTACTATGGAGGACCAGGAAGGAATGTGAGATGCCCTTAG
- the LOC109716818 gene encoding uncharacterized protein LOC109716818 isoform X2 produces MASSCSSSTPCPLAPQKLPLALSLFLLLLLLLLLLVPPSTTEAKNNNSSSSSSSSSTLHPNEELLNYNYRRARAHLRRLSKPSVKTIKSPDGDVIDCVPSHLQPAFDHPMLKGQKPLDPPERPKGHNYNYSSMITEEEEEEELLLLQTWRTSGESCPQGTVPVRRIKEEDILRANSIARFGRKPVAAARRVRRDSTSGGHEHAVGYVMGEQYYGAKASLNVWSPRVATESEFSLSQIWVISGSFGNDLNTIEAGWQVSPQLYGDDCPRFFTYWTTDAYQETGCYNLFCAGFVQTNNKIAIGAAISPTSIYNGRQFDISLLVWKDPKHGHWWLEFGSGLLVGYWPSFLFSHLAQHANMVQFGGEIVNSGTAGSHTSTEMGSGHFAHDGFNRAAYFRNLQIVDWDNSLIPISNLRLLADHPNCYDIQGGSNGAWGNYFYYGGPGRNVRCP; encoded by the exons ATGGCTTctagctgcagcagcagcactcCTTGTCCATTAGCACCACAAAAACtccctcttgctctctctctattcCTCCTACTCCTCCTCCTACTGCTACTACTTGTTCCTCCTTCCACAACAGAAGccaaaaacaacaacagcagcagcagcagcagcagcagcagcactcTCCACCCAAATGAAGAGCTCCTCAATTACAATTACAGGAGGGCAAGGGCTCATCTGAGGAGGCTCAGCAAGCCCTCTGTGAAGACAATTAAG AGCCCTGATGGTGATGTTATAGATTGCGTTCCCTCCCATCTCCAGCCTGCGTTTGATCATCCCATGCTAAAAGGCCAAAAGCCATTG GATCCACCTGAGAGGCCAAAGGGGCATAACTATAACTATAGCAGTATGATaacagaggaggaggaggaggaggagttgcTGCTGCTTCAGACATGGAGAACATCTGGTGAATCATGCCCACAGGGAACTGTTCCTGTGAGGAGGATTAAAGAAGAGGACATTCTGAGAGCAAATTCCATTGCAAGGTTTGGTAGGAAACCAGTTGCAGCTGCACGAAGAGTCCGGCGAGACTCGACCAGCGGCGGCCATGAG CATGCAGTGGGGTATGTAATGGGAGAGCAATACTATGGTGCAAAGGCAAGCTTAAATGTGTGGTCACCAAGAGTGGCCACTGAGTCAGAGTTCAGCTTGTCTCAGATATGGGTCATCTCAGGCTCATTTGGGAATGATCTCAACACCATTGAAGCTGGATGGCAG GTGAGCCCACAGCTATACGGAGATGATTGCCCTAGGTTCTTCACATATTGGACA ACTGATGCATACCAAGAGACAGGGTGCTACAATCTCTTTTGCGCCGGCTTTGTTCAAACAAACAACAAGATTGCCATTGGAGCAGCTATATCACCAACTTCCATTTACAATGGAAG GCAATTCGACATTAGTTTGCTCGTATGGAAG GACCCAAAGCATGGGCATTGGTGGCTCGAGTTCGGTTCGGGCCTACTGGTCGGGTACTGGCCCTCATTTTTGTTCAGCCACCTAGCGCAGCACGCGAACATGGTCCAATTCGGGGGCGAGATCGTCAATTCGGGCACCGCGGGATCCCACACGTCGACCGAGATGGGCAGTGGCCATTTTGCGCACGACGGATTCAACCGAGCCGCGTACTTCCGAAACCTGCAGATAGTCGACTGGGACAATAGCCTGATCCCGATATCGAACCTCAGACTTTTGGCGGACCACCCGAATTGCTATGATATACAAGGTGGTTCAAATGGGGCTTGGGGGAATTATTTTTACTATGGAGGACCAGGAAGGAATGTGAGATGCCCTTAG